DNA from Ignavibacteria bacterium:
GATGAAAGAAGACTGCCCTGCGGTTTCTGAATAAGAATGGAAGTGCTTGACTTGAATATATCTTTTGCATTAATTACATAAAAAATAGTCACTATCACGCAGACCAAAAAAATAATAATTATGGGAAGTATATTTGCTTTAAGGATAGAAAGATAAATCTTAAAGTTATCCTTTGATGTTTCAAATTTTGCCTGAGAGCTGTTTAAGTCTTGTTTTCCGTTCTGTCTTGACATAAATACGATAGTTTTGGTTATCTGCTTATAATGTGTTGGAAGAATACTACCTTCAGGAATAATAATCTTTTAGAGCATTGATAAGACAAATAAAAAACTCGGCAGATACCGAGTTTTTTATTTATAAATTAATAATGATTATTTTAAAACTTTTTTAAAACTTATATTATTTACCAAAGTAAAAATTTATTCCGGCATTAGCTGTAACAATGCTGAAATATCTTTTGAATCCCGGACCGCCAGCATTAGGACCATCATTCAAATTTGTACTACCAAGTAAAGCACTATTGTCATCATTAAACATATTCATAACATTATATTTAATACCGATGTTCAATCCGATATTTCTGTTAGCTCCAAACACCCATTCATAACCGCCTGTTAATGCAAGACCGAATCTCATTGAGCTTTCAACTTCACCATAGTAATTGTAATTAGGAGCTGATATGTTGTTCACGGTTAACATTAATCCAAGATATTGTCTGTCCGGACAGGTTGAACGGAAGACATATTCATATCCGACTGAACCTGAAATTATATCGTAAAATGTATGAGGAGGATTAGGATTCATAAGCAACGGAGTTTTGTTCTCTTCATTGCTGTTAATCATCTTATTATATTCTGCACTGACAACAATTCTGCTTGAACGTTTTTGACCTAAACCGAATTTACCGGTCAATGAAACTCCTCTTCCCCAGATAGCACCGTAGTTATATCCTGAACCGAATGCTGCACCGTATGCATCATTAGTTGCGAAATCAGCATTCAAATATAGACCTACGCTGATTGGAGCAGGAGTTCGGCTTTGTGAAAAGGCATTATTTACAACAAAAAAAATAAAAACAATTGACAAGGTAGTAAATATTTTTTTCATATGTTTTCCCTTAAGATTGATACAATTTAATATTAATATATGGTAAATTCAAGATTTTTAATTGAAAAACTGCAATTTTAACGTAATTTAATACTGCGCCGCTTTTTTACAAACTTTTCTCCAAAAATAAGGACTGTAATTTAAATACTATAAAATTAAATGTAAATAATGTTATTTTGATACAGTTTCTTTCAATTCTGCATGAAATGCAGGTTCATATTCCTTTATAATCTTCTTTAGCATATATACAATTTGAGATTTGTTTGAATTATTGGAAATTTCAATCAAATCCTCAACCATATTGTCAAAGTTTTCCATGCATACATTGCTGGCATTTGTTGCAATTAAAATTTTCTCGTGAAGAGTCTGTTCGTATTTTTCTTCTTTTATGAATAATTCTTCGAAAAGTTTTTCCCCGGGACGCAAGCCGGTAATTTCAATTTTTATGTCTTTGTCAACCTCATATCCTGAAAGACGAATCATATCGGCTGCAAGGTCAATAACTTTTATCGGCTCCCCCATATCAAGAACAAATACTTCCCCGCCTTTACCAAGAACCGATGCCTGCAAAACCAATTGTGATGCTTCAGGAATCGTCATGAAATATCTTGTTATATCGGGGTGTGTGAGTGTTACTGGTCCGCCGTCTTTTATTTGTTTTCTGAAAGTATGAATCACGCTGCCGCGGCTTCCGAGAACATTACCGAACCTGACTGCAACATAATTTTTATTAAAGTTCTTTGCATAGTTAAGAACAATCATTTCGGCAACACGCTTCGATGCTCCCATTATGCTTGTCGGATTTACTGCTTTATCAGTCGAGATAAGAACAAAATTTTCAGTGCCGTTGCGCAATGCGCTTTCAACAAGAATCTTTGTTCCGAGAACATTGTTAGTGATTGCCTCGCTCGAGTTCACTTCCATAATAGGAACGTGTTTGTGGGCTGCGGCATGGAATACTACCTCGGGTTTATATTTTGCAAAGATTGCATCTATTCTGTGCGGAAATCTTATATCGGCAATTAAGGTCTTAATAACAGGATTATGGCCGTTTGATAAAAATCCTATTCTCCTCATCAATTCCTGTTCAACATCAAAGATGGAGTTTTCACCATGCCCAAGCAGCACAAGTTCCTTGGGTTTAAATTTCAAAATCTGGCGGCAAAGCTCGCTGCCGATTGAACCTCCCGAACCGGTTACTAAAATTCTTTTGCCTTTTATAAATCTTTCAACCTCGTTAATGTCCGTATCAATTACGTCTCTTCTTAGTAAATCTTCAATCTGTACTTCACGAACAGAGTCAATTCTGACAGTCTCATCGAGCAATTCATATATACCGGGGATAATTTTTGTTTTAACACCAATCTTTTTACAAAGAGCAACAATTTCGCGTATGTCACTTCCTGATGCCGTAGGTATGGCAATCCATATTTTATCTATGTTATATTCCTTTGCAATTTCCTTAATCTGTCCTCTTTTGCCTAATACCGGAACACCCCTTATCTTAACTCCCTGTTTCTGAGGGTCATCATCAATGTATCCGATAGGCGCATACCCAAGCTGCGGATTTCTTTGCATCTCCTGAACAATTGAAATCCCTGCTTTACCTGCACCTACAATAAGTATCTTTTCAAAGTTATGTTCGCTAAATACTCTTTCGTTAAATCTTTCAATGATTCTTATGCTTAATCTTGTTATGCCTATAAACAATAAAGTTAATACGCCATCAAGAAGCGGCAATGAAAGCGGAAGTTTATTAAATTGAAGCACTTGAGCATAATAAAATATGCTGAACAATGCTGTCTGGCATATCAAAACGGTTATCCCTATGACAATCAAGCGTATAAGCTCATCGATACTTGCATACTGCCAGTATCTTCTATACAAACCTAACGGAATAAATAAACTGACTTTAAGAGCAATAAATACTACAGTTGCAAAAAGAAGCGCGGGATAATAATCAGACATATTGAAACTCCAGTCTAATCTGATTAAAAGCGCAATATAGGGAGTAATTAGAAAAGCAATTATGTCCAATCCGAAGAAATGACGATTTCTGACCTTTAGTATCTTGTTATATAGTGACTGTATTGGCATTAAATTGTATAAAAATTACAATAATTACGAAGTTTTAGTATAAATGGTTTTCAAAATCTAATTAAAAATATAAAATAATTCCATATAAATCAAATATTAATCTTCGCAGACAACTACGGCAGAGGCGTACTCTTCGGTATGGGAAATGCTGACGTGAAACTTATATAAGAAGAACCCCCTGTCAACTAACTGATGAATATACGGTTTGCCTTTTTTATCGTGAACAATTTCGATGTCTTTCCACGAAAATTCCTTGCCCACACCCGTCCCGATGGCTTTAGAGTAAGCTTCTTTAGCGGTGAAATTCCCTGCAAGATGAATTTCGGGCTTGGAAAAAGATTTGCAGTATTTTATTTCATTCTCAGTTAGAATCCGCTCGTAGAATTTATCTCCAAATTTTTCAACTATCTCGCGGATGCGCTTAATATCAATAATATCAATACCAATTCCAACTATCATTTTACAGAATTATTTAGTTTTTTAACTATGTTTATTAGTTCGGATATTTCATTTATTTCATAATCTGAATCAGGATGCTGTGTATTAAAAGTATCTCCATATCTTGCAAAAACCGTTCTCATACCAACGGCTTTAGCCCCGACCATATCTCTGTCAGCCCAGTCGCCAACCATCAGGCATTCATCTGCAGTAAGATTTAATTTTTGCAGAGCTAAATTAAATGGAGCTTTTGATGGTTTTCTTTCTCCCGAATCATCGTATGTTACTACGACATCAAACAGGTAATGAAAGTTTAAATAAGACAATCTCAGCCACGCTTCTTTAACAGGTGCATCCGAAACAACTGCAAGCTTAATTCCCATTTTAATCAATTCTATTAAAGTCGGGAAAACTTTCGGGTAAGGACTTAATGCCGCTTCCCGCGCAGTCCGATATGCAACTATGCCTGCCGAGAGTATTTTGTAATCAATTCTGCCGAGAACATTTTCGAGCATTGTGTCAAAAACTTTCTGATATTCAATTCCTTCTGCTTTATATATTTCATCAATCCGTTTGTGCGTTTCTTCAAAGGATAAGTTAAGCCCGGCATCAATCATTGCACCGATTGCCGCAGCTATTGCTCTTTCTTTAAGAAGCATAAAGTCAACAAGCGTGTTATCGAGGTCGAAGATGATTGCTTTTATCATTTAATCATCTCCGGTTTTATTCCGCGCAATCCTGACAAATTCCAAAGAACTCAAGTGAATGAGATATGTTTTTATATCCCCGTTTCTTTAAATCTTTTTCAATGTTATTTCCAACACAAAAATCAACGTTCTCAACTTTCTTGCAAACTTTGCACACAACATGGTGATGATGATGCCTGTCAAAAATTAATTCGTAACGCTTAAACTCGTCTTTAAAATCTACTTCATTAACAATATTAAATTTTAAAAAAGAGTTTATGGTTCTGTAAACAGTTGCAAGGTCTGTTCCCTTAGATTTTATTTTTGAATGAATTTCAGATATTGTCAGAGGGTTATGATTTGCTCTTAAGATCTGCAGTATTTCCACTCTCGGGCTGGTAACTCTGAGTGAATGAGTGCATAATACTTCCAACAATTCCTTATCTTTTTCTTTACTTCTCATAACTGTAAAATCCCTTATCCGTCTTTCTGCCAAGCAAGTTAGCATCTACCATTTTCTTCTGAATGAAGTTTGGTCTGTATTTAGAATCATAGAAAAACGCATCAAAGACGGATTTTGTTACTGAAAAATTAACGTCAATACCGATTAAGTCCATAAGTTCAAATGGTCCCATTGCAAACCCTCCGCAGTTCTTCAT
Protein-coding regions in this window:
- a CDS encoding TIGR02253 family HAD-type hydrolase, producing the protein MIKAIIFDLDNTLVDFMLLKERAIAAAIGAMIDAGLNLSFEETHKRIDEIYKAEGIEYQKVFDTMLENVLGRIDYKILSAGIVAYRTAREAALSPYPKVFPTLIELIKMGIKLAVVSDAPVKEAWLRLSYLNFHYLFDVVVTYDDSGERKPSKAPFNLALQKLNLTADECLMVGDWADRDMVGAKAVGMRTVFARYGDTFNTQHPDSDYEINEISELINIVKKLNNSVK
- a CDS encoding nucleoside-diphosphate sugar epimerase/dehydratase, which codes for MPIQSLYNKILKVRNRHFFGLDIIAFLITPYIALLIRLDWSFNMSDYYPALLFATVVFIALKVSLFIPLGLYRRYWQYASIDELIRLIVIGITVLICQTALFSIFYYAQVLQFNKLPLSLPLLDGVLTLLFIGITRLSIRIIERFNERVFSEHNFEKILIVGAGKAGISIVQEMQRNPQLGYAPIGYIDDDPQKQGVKIRGVPVLGKRGQIKEIAKEYNIDKIWIAIPTASGSDIREIVALCKKIGVKTKIIPGIYELLDETVRIDSVREVQIEDLLRRDVIDTDINEVERFIKGKRILVTGSGGSIGSELCRQILKFKPKELVLLGHGENSIFDVEQELMRRIGFLSNGHNPVIKTLIADIRFPHRIDAIFAKYKPEVVFHAAAHKHVPIMEVNSSEAITNNVLGTKILVESALRNGTENFVLISTDKAVNPTSIMGASKRVAEMIVLNYAKNFNKNYVAVRFGNVLGSRGSVIHTFRKQIKDGGPVTLTHPDITRYFMTIPEASQLVLQASVLGKGGEVFVLDMGEPIKVIDLAADMIRLSGYEVDKDIKIEITGLRPGEKLFEELFIKEEKYEQTLHEKILIATNASNVCMENFDNMVEDLIEISNNSNKSQIVYMLKKIIKEYEPAFHAELKETVSK
- a CDS encoding transcriptional repressor, whose protein sequence is MRSKEKDKELLEVLCTHSLRVTSPRVEILQILRANHNPLTISEIHSKIKSKGTDLATVYRTINSFLKFNIVNEVDFKDEFKRYELIFDRHHHHHVVCKVCKKVENVDFCVGNNIEKDLKKRGYKNISHSLEFFGICQDCAE
- the acpS gene encoding holo-ACP synthase, coding for MIVGIGIDIIDIKRIREIVEKFGDKFYERILTENEIKYCKSFSKPEIHLAGNFTAKEAYSKAIGTGVGKEFSWKDIEIVHDKKGKPYIHQLVDRGFFLYKFHVSISHTEEYASAVVVCED